One Spea bombifrons isolate aSpeBom1 chromosome 1, aSpeBom1.2.pri, whole genome shotgun sequence DNA window includes the following coding sequences:
- the LOC128498926 gene encoding olfactory receptor 51G2-like has protein sequence MNGTGDGFLSFVLVGIPGLEHLYFWISIPFHFLYILTVFANCTLIFIIRSDASLQTPMHAFLAMLAMADLCLSFSTLPTVLGVFWFHSLELPSTACLVQMYLIHSFSVMESSTLLAMAYDRFVAICNPLRYSSIFTNSLITKIGLVTVTRGLVLLLPIPVLLSGSTPCKSMVLSHAFCLHPDVTRLLCSAYKTTNVYSIFAVLSTMGLDALLIILSYVLILKAVCHFGSMTERWKALHTCVCHICVVLLFYMPMISLSIIHRYGAYLPQNIHVPMAYLHFLLPPALNPIIYGIKTRPIHRRIVQKIRRLTTGIEVSTYE, from the coding sequence ATGAACGGAACCGGCGATGGGTTCTTGTCCTTCGTCCTAGTGGGAATACCTGGACTGGAACATCTTTACTTCTGGATCTCAATCCCTTTTCACTTTCTCTATATCCTCACAGTCTTTGCAAACTGTACCCTGATATTCATCATTAGGAGCGATGCCTCTTTGCAGACCCCCATGCATGCCTTTTTGGCCATGCTGGCGATGGCTGACCTTTGCCTTTCCTTCTCCACTCTCCCCACCGTTCTGGGGGTATTTTGGTTCCACTCTCTAGAACTTCCATCGACCGCGTGTCTCGTTCAGATGTACCTAATCCATTCCTTCTCCGTCATGGAGTCTTCAACTCTCCTAGCCATGGCCTATGACAGGTTTGTGGCCATCTGCAACCCCCTGAGGTATTCTTCCATCTTCACCAATTCTCTAATCACTAAAATAGGTCTTGTCACTGTGACCCGTGGCCTGGTCCTGCTGCTCCCTATCCCCGTGCTGCTCAGTGGCTCCACTCCGTGTAAGAGTATGGTCTTATCCCACGCGTTCTGCTTACATCCTGATGTCACCAGGCTCCTCTGCTCCGCCTACAAGACCACTAACGTGTACAGCATTTTCGCCGTGCTGTCTACCATGGGCTTGGATGCGCTGTTAATTATCCTGTCCTACGTACTGATCCTAAAGGCGGTTTGCCACTTTGGCTCCATGACTGAGCGCTGGAAGGCTTTGCACACGTGTGTGTGCCACATATGTGTggtgcttttattttacatgcCTATGATCAGCTTATCAATAATTCACAGATATGGTGCATACCTGCCCCAAAACATACATGTTCCTATGGCATACCTGCACTTCCTGCTGCCTCCTGCATTAAACCCTATTATCTACGGCATCAAAACCAGACCGATCCACAGGCGCATCGTGCAAAAAATAAGGAGACTCACAACAGGGATAGAGGTTAGTACATATGAGTAG